Below is a genomic region from Paludisphaera rhizosphaerae.
TGGGCGATCGACCCCAGGGTACTCATGCTGCAGGGGACGACGACCATTCCGCCCGTCAGGAACGAGCCGCTGGCGATTCCGGCTGAGAAATTCTGGTAGTGGTGATAGAAGAGTCGGCCGGCTGGAACATCGCCAAGCAGGTCGGCCGCGTCGAAGCGGTCGAGAGAGGGTGCGACGCCGATTTCGGCCTTGAAGACTTCCACCGCGCTCGGGCTCATCGTCAGGTGGATGGTTCGCCCGAGCGACACGAGCGTTTTCAGGAGCCCAAGGGCGTAGGGAGCGCCGCTGGCCCCGGTGATCGCGACGACCAGCGGCGGACCGTCCGAGTTCATGGCTTTTGCGTCGGTTTCACGCCGACGTAGAGCGTGGCGATCCCGAACGTCAGCGGGTGCATTTCCAGATCGACCAGCCCGCGCGAGGCCATCAGATCCAGGAGGTCCTGGCCGTCGGGGAACTCCAGCACGGTCTTGGGCAGGTAGTTGTAGGCGTTATCGGCGTTCGGGGAGATCGCTTGGCCGATCCTTGGCAGAACCGAGCGGAAGAAGCCCAGATAGATCGGCCCGAGGATCCGACCCCGAGGCCGGGAAAACTCCAGCACGGCCACCTTACCGCCGGGCCTCGCCGCACGGATCATCTCGTCGAGGCCGGCGACGGTGTCCCGCACGTTCCGTAGGCCAAAGGCCACGCTGACGACTGCGAAGGTGTCGCTGGGAACCGGCAGGTGCTGGGCGTCGCCTTCGACGAGCGTGATCCGGTCGCCTGCACCGGCCTTGCCCACCTTCTTCTCGCCGACGAGGAGCATCTCGCGGCAGAAGTCGGCCCCGACGATCGGCGACTTTCCCTTCGCCGCCTTATCGTATTCGAGCGCCAGGTCGGCCGTGCCGGTGCAACAGTCCAGGACAGGAATCCCGGGGACCGGCGGCACCTTGCGAGTTGTGAACCGTCGCCAGGAGCGGTCGATGTTCAGACTCAGCAGGTGGTTCAGCAGGTCGTAACGCTTGGCGATCGACGCGAACATCCGCCGCACGCGCTGGTTCGACTTGTCCTCGGAGGAGGTGGAAGGCGCGGGGGCCGCAACGGGTTCGGATAGGGGCACGGGGCTGCGTCCGGGTGGTCTTCGGGATTCAGGAATGGTCCCATTGTGACTGTCGGTTCGAAGTACGACAAGCCGCATCAATCCTCGCGGTCCCATCGGCCGGGGCTGGGTGCCCAGCCCAACTCACTGGCGGTGAGGGGGTCGACGCGAAGGTCGGTTAGCCGTTCCGAATCCAGCCGCATCACGTCCCGTCGCGAGACCGACCTGGGCGGAAAATGCGAGAGCGGCCAGCCGTACTTGTCTTCGGCCCCGAAGAGATGGAGAACTTCGTGAGCCAAAACCCCCGCCCGTGGAACCGGCGGCCGAATCAGCGGTTCGGTGAAATTGGCCTGGCGAGCGTGGCAGAATGCCAGGCTGACCCCGTCCAGCTCGGTCCGATCCAGCGGCACGGCGTAGGACCGCCCCGCCAGCCGGAGATGCAGCAGCCAGGCGACGGTCGTCCCCGGCAGTCGTGCAGCGACCTCCTGGACGAAATCAACCGCGTCGCGAACCCCCAGCTCGGCCGCCGCGCGACTCATCAAGGTTAGAGCCCGGACCGTCATCTCGGCCTCGAACAGCCCCACCTCGCCGCCGCTCTGAGCGACGACCATGTCGATGTCAGGCGTCTCGCCGCCGTCCACCTGGAAATAGACGTCGGCCGTGCCGACGCTCGCTTCGACTCCATAGCGGCCGGCCTCTTGCTCCATCCACCTCGCCGCGCGTCCCAGCGAAGCGAGGTGCCGGGCGATTTCCTCGTCGCTCCACCCCCTCCCGTCGGCCCCGACAAACAGTGAAACCAGCACCACACGTCCCCTGAGAGGCGGGCAGGCCACCTTCCGCCACGGCATCGCCGGCCGATCCTCAGCACGTTGCTGGTCACTGAACGGCCCGATGTATCGAAAAAACCGGGGATCGACCGGATTCTCCTTCCTCGGCTCCATGGGAAGTTCAACGACCCCTGTCGCCGGATTCTCGATCGGCCCCTTGGCCGACTCAGACCACCGCGCCGCCGCAGCTTCTCTTTGAGCCCGTGTGAGGAGGCGGAATAATTCGAAGAAGAGTGCCAGGATGACGCCGCCACCCAGAAGAACCCAGATTCGCAGGTCAGGCTCATCTTCCGCAGCCCAGACCAGGGGGAGAGCCATTGGGGAGGATAGAGCGGCGGCAAGCATGCTTCGTCTCGGGATATGGGCGTCGCTCCCGGCAAATCGCCATTTGAAGAGTCGGCCCGATGCGGTATCTATCTTTCTCGAAGGAGCGTCGCCAGACCAGGGAGGGACGGCGGATCATGTACGTAAGGAAGCGAGGCGGTCGGTGGCTGTTGCTGCTGACGCTGGCTTGCGCCGGCTGCCGCCAGTCCACGCCCGTCGAGGACCTGCCTGGCGTCCGCGAGTCGCTCGACGCGGTCGGAGTCCGTCTGGGCGCGGTCAAGTCTGAGCACGAGTTGACCGCCGCTGTCACCCGCCAGTCGCAACTCCTTTCGTGGCTCAAGCATTCCGAACGCGAGGCGTTGGGCCGCAACGCCGTCCGATTCCGCTCCGATGCACCGACGATCGTCGCCGTCGCCTGTCCCGCGAAGTCGGCCCCCTTCTGGTTGTCCGATCAGGGCTTCCGACGTTCCGGGCGATCGATCCAGGTCGACGGCCTCTCCTGGGAGGTTCACGAGCGGACGTTCACGGCCGGTTGGGTCGGACTCGGAGTCAACGGCCTCGACCGCACCTCCGACGACCATTACGCGGCGTTCGTCCGGCCTGCCACCGGAGGGGCCTTGGCTCTTGAGGCGCTGGAGGTCCGTCCCGACCCCGAGACCGCATGGCGGGTGGTTGAAGCTCGCGAGGGCGTCAGCGCGGCCAGCGACCGTCACCGACCGATCGCCGACTTGCCTGCGGAGCTTGACGGCTCAGTCCTGCTGCAACCGGCTCACGACCGTCGGCACGCCGGGGTCGTGGCTGTCGGCCGCATCTGGAAAACGCATTCCGCCTCCTCGCCGATCCCCGATCAGGTGAGCGTGAGCCTCGGAGAGGATCCCGCGCATCGGCTGGTCTGGAGTTGGCGGACATCCGCCGATGTAACCAAGAGCCTTGTCCGGATCGCGCCTGCGAAGTTCCAGACGCCCGAGGAAGACCCGACCTCGCCGCCCGAACTGCTCGACCTACGGTTGGTGGATGGCCGCTCAAGCACGATCCGAACGTCGACCGTCGTGAACGACCCGCTGATCCGTCGCCATACGGTCGTCGTCGACGACCTGGAACCGGATACGGTCTACTACTATTCGGTCGGCGACGGCTCTCCCGAGCGCTGGGGTCCGTGGAGGACGGTTCGCACCGGCCCCGCCCGGCCCAAGCGACTGGAGTTCCTTTATCTGGGGGACGCCCAGACCGGCTTCGAGTCCTGGGGGAACCTCCTCACCGCCGCATACCGCCGTCATCCAGGTCTCGACTTCGCCCTCCTGGCCGGCGACCTCGTGGATCGAGGCAACGAGCGGACGAACTGGGACCACTTCTTCATGCGAGCCGCTCCGGTTTTCGACCGGCTCCCCCTGATGCCGGCGGCCGGCAACCACGAGTACCTGGACCAGGGCCCCCGACTCTACAACTCATTCTTCCGCCTTCCGCAGAACGGCCCGACCGACCTGGCGCCGGGGTTAGCGTACACCTTCCATTACGGCGGGGCGTTCTTCGCGGTCCTCGACGGAACCTCGGCCGTCTGGAGCGAGGCCGAGGCCGTTCGGCAGGCTGAGTGGCTCGACTCCGCGCTGGCGAGCACCCACGCCGACTGGAAGTTCGTGATGTTCCACCACCCCATCTATCCCTCGCACCCCTGGCGCGACAACCCAACCCTCCGCAAGCACTGGGTCCCCGTTTTCGATCGCCACCACGTCGATATGGTCCTCCAGGGTCACGACCACGCCTACCTTCGCACCCCGCCAATGCGCAACCACCAGCGCGTCTCCACGCCGGCCGACGGAACTGTCTACGTCGTTTCCGTTTCCGGCGACAAATTCGTCCACGACCAGCCCCGTCGCGAGTACATCGAGGTCGGTCGAACCGACCTTTCGACCTACCAGACGATCGAGATCGACGAGCCCGAGGGCCGGCTGACCTACCGCTCCTGGACCGCCACCGGAGAGATCGCCGATTCTCTCGTCATCCAGAAATCCGTCGTCGATGATCAGAGGCGCTCGCTGGTGAAGGGCCGACAGACCTCGGTCGACCGCCTCGCGACACCCACCGACTCCCCCAGCCGCCACTGACCCGCCACCGCGATCCGCACGCCCCCGCCAATCTCGCGACCGTGGGTTTGATTGGCTTCCCTCGCACGGTTCATCCGCAGCCTTCAGCCAACGCAACCAAAATACCCGTAACAAGTTAACGCGACCCACGCGAGACTCCACGGTGGGTTCGTTCGCTAACATCTTGGGGTTGTCTCCCGGAACCCCGCCGACGAACTTGGTCCGCCGCCGCATACCATCGGCCGAATTATCAAAGTGCCATCTACCAATAACGTGGGCTCAAACCGCGCTGGGCGAACGAGGATTCAACATCCTCATCCGGGAATGCAGGACGAGCGGCCTGGATGCGGCGGTTGGGACGATTGCCCGATCTGAGACGCCATCAGTTGACATTCCTGTTCACGGATGAGCGGCGAAGGCCGCTGGGGAAGGTTTCTGAAAGGACCCGTGAGGCTTCGCGAGTCGTCGCGGGGGCTTGGGGCGAGGTCGGCCCAGGCGCGAGGGGGGACGCGGGCGCTGGATGGCTACGAGGGCGTCGAGCCAGCGGGTCGGGTCGAGTTTCAGGCGTTGGAAGC
It encodes:
- a CDS encoding metallophosphoesterase, which gives rise to MRYLSFSKERRQTREGRRIMYVRKRGGRWLLLLTLACAGCRQSTPVEDLPGVRESLDAVGVRLGAVKSEHELTAAVTRQSQLLSWLKHSEREALGRNAVRFRSDAPTIVAVACPAKSAPFWLSDQGFRRSGRSIQVDGLSWEVHERTFTAGWVGLGVNGLDRTSDDHYAAFVRPATGGALALEALEVRPDPETAWRVVEAREGVSAASDRHRPIADLPAELDGSVLLQPAHDRRHAGVVAVGRIWKTHSASSPIPDQVSVSLGEDPAHRLVWSWRTSADVTKSLVRIAPAKFQTPEEDPTSPPELLDLRLVDGRSSTIRTSTVVNDPLIRRHTVVVDDLEPDTVYYYSVGDGSPERWGPWRTVRTGPARPKRLEFLYLGDAQTGFESWGNLLTAAYRRHPGLDFALLAGDLVDRGNERTNWDHFFMRAAPVFDRLPLMPAAGNHEYLDQGPRLYNSFFRLPQNGPTDLAPGLAYTFHYGGAFFAVLDGTSAVWSEAEAVRQAEWLDSALASTHADWKFVMFHHPIYPSHPWRDNPTLRKHWVPVFDRHHVDMVLQGHDHAYLRTPPMRNHQRVSTPADGTVYVVSVSGDKFVHDQPRREYIEVGRTDLSTYQTIEIDEPEGRLTYRSWTATGEIADSLVIQKSVVDDQRRSLVKGRQTSVDRLATPTDSPSRH
- a CDS encoding UbiX family flavin prenyltransferase; translated protein: MNSDGPPLVVAITGASGAPYALGLLKTLVSLGRTIHLTMSPSAVEVFKAEIGVAPSLDRFDAADLLGDVPAGRLFYHHYQNFSAGIASGSFLTGGMVVVPCSMSTLGSIAHGITTNLITRAADVHLKERRKLILVPRETPLNLIHLENMTQVTRAGAVVLPAAPAWYHRPKGLDDMVAFIVGRICDQLGVSNHLIPRWGEGEGG
- a CDS encoding ubiquinone/menaquinone biosynthesis methyltransferase, which codes for MPLSEPVAAPAPSTSSEDKSNQRVRRMFASIAKRYDLLNHLLSLNIDRSWRRFTTRKVPPVPGIPVLDCCTGTADLALEYDKAAKGKSPIVGADFCREMLLVGEKKVGKAGAGDRITLVEGDAQHLPVPSDTFAVVSVAFGLRNVRDTVAGLDEMIRAARPGGKVAVLEFSRPRGRILGPIYLGFFRSVLPRIGQAISPNADNAYNYLPKTVLEFPDGQDLLDLMASRGLVDLEMHPLTFGIATLYVGVKPTQKP